The Mercurialis annua linkage group LG2, ddMerAnnu1.2, whole genome shotgun sequence genome contains a region encoding:
- the LOC126667537 gene encoding uncharacterized protein LOC126667537 — MLRLIIRAALTNSQRNPKLNSVITPSLSSLNLNHYSSKSAKPNKKNDQKSKKKPKSKNPSEDSASSTADDFEASLVDDGVTRARRLTEDDTDPSLDLGLNGRPLFTPTSSLSQLTRKDTCTYFKLSEEGLNNVLPEGLTAGMVKEFEESMRRAVLVRQSFLDIRDNFRGVVDSPLSSSDAKAQKLRKQIVLDGPVSCGKSIILAMLVHWAREEGWLVFYVPRGKDWTHGGFFYKNPNTGLWDTPVQAQSILKDFLKYNESHLKHLPCHILDPVPLGEGAGVGWMKGVESMPVPEGSTLYDLIQIGIKHTHAAVGAVVRLRKELSLVKDIPVLIAIDQYNNWFTFSEYEEPVTIRSCRPIHARELATVNAFRSMMHDDMMVGAFSHSTAVGKLRQDLPDVPADARVNLPRYSIDEAGTVCHYYLRQRLVRREAFSEENWKKVFYLSNGNGTEMRWLLPLMR, encoded by the exons atgctaAGGCTAATCATCAGAGCCGCATTAACAAATTCCCAACGCAACCCAAAACTAAACTCTGTAATTACTCCTTCTTTATCATCACTCAATCTCAATCACTACTCTTCAAAATCCGCCAAACCCAACAAGAAAAATGACCAAAAATCCAAGAAGAAACCCAAATCCAAGAACCCCTCTGAAGATTCCGCATCATCCACAGCCGACGATTTCGAAGCCTCCCTCGTCGACGACGGCGTCACCCGCGCCCGCCGCCTGACGGAGGATGATACTGACCCTTCTCTTGATCTGGGTCTTAATGGCCGACCTCTGTTCACTCCTACTTCCTCGCTCTCTCAGCTCACTCGTAAAGACACCTGCACTTATTTCAAGCTCAG TGAGGAAGGACTGAATAATGTGTTACCCGAGGGATTGACAGCGGGTATGGTGAAGGAGTTTGAGGAATCAATGCGAAGAGCTGTGTTGGTTAGGCAGAGTTTTTTGGATATTCGCGACAATTTCAGAGGCGTTGTTGATTCTCCTTTGAGTTCGTCTGATGCTAAAG CTCAAAAACTGAGGAAGCAAATTGTGTTGGATGGTCCTGTTAGCTGTGGAAAGAGTATTATTTTAGCAATGCTCGTGCATTGGGCTCGTGAAGAGGGTTGGCTCGTATTTTATGTTCCCAGAGGAAAGGATTGGACTCATGGAGGATTTTTCTATAAAAACCCAAATACTGGTCTTTGGGACACGCCTGTACAGGCTCAAAGTATTCTCAAG GATTTTCTGAAATATAATGAGTCCCACTTGAAGCATTTACCATGTCACATTTTGGATCCTGTTCCACTGGGAGAGGGTGCTGGTGTTGGATGGATGAAAGGAGTTGAGTCCATGCCAGTTCCAGAAGGTTCAACTTTATATGACTTGATTCAAATTGGAATCAAGCACACACATGCAGCTGTTGGTGCAGTAGTTCGTTTGAGGAAAGAGTTGTCACTCGTAAAAGATATCCCTGTGCTCATTGCAATTGATCAA TATAATAACTGGTTTACATTCAGCGAGTATGAAGAGCCGGTGACCATCCGTTCATGCAGACCAATACATGCTAGAGAACTTGCAACA GTAAATGCTTTTAGGTCAATGATGCATGATGACATGATGGTAGGTGCCTTTTCACATTCAACTGCTGTTGGAAAGCTGCGCCAAGACTTGCCAGATGTTCCTGCAGATGCTCGTGTCAATTTGCCTCGATATAGCATAGATGAAGCAGGCACTGTTTGTCATTACTACCTCAG GCAAAGACTAGTACGTCGTGAAGCGTTTTCAGAGGAGAACTGGAAGAAGGTATTTTACCTATCCAATGGAAATGGAACAGAAATGAGATGGCTACTTCCGTTAATGCGATGA